A stretch of Oncorhynchus gorbuscha isolate QuinsamMale2020 ecotype Even-year linkage group LG24, OgorEven_v1.0, whole genome shotgun sequence DNA encodes these proteins:
- the lpcat1 gene encoding lysophosphatidylcholine acyltransferase 1 has translation MKLPDEQHPSLEIRVRSDLPTPFRNPFVHELRFTPLEKIRIGVMTVTVFPVRLFFAVFLMLLAWPFAFAASLGRSELAVETETWWRRICDIALRVLMRAMWFCGGFHWVTVKGVPAPPSQAPILTLAPHSSYFDAIPITMTMASIVMKTESKNIPVWGTLIKFIRPVFVSRSDQDSRRKTVEEIKRRAHAGGEWPQIMIFPEGTCTNRSCLITFKPGAFIPAVPVQPVVLRYPNKMDTITWTWQGPGAFEILWLTLCQFHNPIEIEYLPLYTPSEEEKNNPALFANNVRHIMAKALELPITDLSFDDCQLSQAKGPLRVPTNSSLLQFNRLARRLGLRTGTTDTVLQQQASRARNILGYRLGLEDFAQYLDLPVTDMLTELHSLFNQHGDGQIDVREYVIALSVACQPSKAMDTLRLAFGMYEAKEDRAIVEKELASILRTALGVAEVDVTELFSAIDTLDAGKITHDDFCRFVVQHPDFAQEYLLSSRETPSTPHTVPLTNGFSVDHYNTEEPTCSLSGQKKKED, from the exons ATTGGTGTGATGACTGTGACAGTGTTCCCAGTACGGTTGTTCTTTGCAGTGTTCCTCATGTTGCTGGCCTGGCCCTTTGCCTTCGCTGCCTCTCTGGGACGATCTGAACTGGCCGTGGAGACCGAGacctggtggaggag GATCTGTGACATAGCCCTGAGGGTGCTCATGCGTGCCATGTGGTTCTGTGGAGGTTTCCATTGGGTGACGGTGAAGGGGGTACCGGCCCCGCCCTCGCAGGCGCCCATCCTCACCCTGGCCCCTCACTCTTCCTACTTCGACGCCATCCCCATTACCATGACCATGGCCTCTATCGTCATGAAGACCGAGAGCAAGAATATCCCTGTCTGGGGTA CTTTGATAAAGTTCATAAGGCCAGTGTTCGTGTCGCGGTCGGACCAGGATTCTCGTAGGAAGACAGTTGAGGAGATCAAACGCAGAGCCCATGCTGGAGGGGAGTGGCCTCAG ataaTGATATTTCCAGAGGGGACATGTACCAACAGATCCTGCCTCATCACATTCAAGCCTG GGGCCTTCATTCCAGCAGTTCCAGTTCAACCAGTAGTCCTGCGTTACCCCAACAAAATG GATACCATCACATGGACATGGCAAGGCCCTGGAGC GTTTGAGATACTGTGGCTGACACTGTGCCAGTTTCACAACCCCATAGAGATTGAG TACCTACCACTCTACACTCcttcagaggaagagaagaacaaCCCTGCTCTGTTCGCCAACAATGTCAGACACATCATGGCCAA GGCCCTGGAGCTGCCCATCACAGACCTGTCATTTGATGACTGCCAGCTGAGCCAAGCAAAGGGCCCGTTGCGTGTCCCTACCAACAGCAGCCTACTGCAGTTCAATAGACTCGCTCGAAGGCTCGG GTTGAGAACAGGGACTACAGATACAGTCTTACAGCAGCAGGCTAGCAGAGCCAGGAACATTTTGGGATACAGACTGGGATTGGAGGACTTTGCTCAGTACCTCGACCTACCTGTGACGGACATGCTCACAGAGTTACACAGcctttttaaccag CATGGAGATGGCCAAATAGATGTCAGGGAGTATGTGATAGCCCTGTCTGTGGCGTGTCAACCCTCTAAAGCCATGGACACCCTCAGGCTCGCCTTTGGA ATGTACGAGGCGAAGGAGGACAGGGCGATCGTGGAAAAAGAGCTGGCGTCCATTTTGAGAACGGCGTTGGGAGTAGCAGAGGTCGACGTTACAGAGTTGTTCTCAGCAATCGACACACTTGACGCAGGGAAGATCACACATG ATGACTTCTGTCGGTTTGTGGTGCAGCACCCAGACTTTGCTCAGGAGTACCTTCTCTCCTCCAGGGAaaccccctctaccccccacACCGTCCCGCTGACCAATGGGTTCAGTGTGGACCATTACAACACAGAGGAGCCGACCTGCAGCCTCTCTGgacagaagaagaaagaagacTGA